A genomic segment from Saimiri boliviensis isolate mSaiBol1 chromosome 14, mSaiBol1.pri, whole genome shotgun sequence encodes:
- the OR14L1 gene encoding olfactory receptor 14L1, whose translation MAQINKNQLTACRRNGSTTNDFNQTEVAEFFLMGFSNSWDIQIVHAAVFFLVYLVALIGNLLIIMLTTLDVHLQTSMYFFLRNLSFLDFCYISVTIPKSIVSSLTHDTCISFFGCALQAFFFMDLATTEVAILTVMSCDRYVAICRPLHYEVIINQGVCIRMMAMSWLSGVICGFMHVTATFSLPFCGHNRIRQFFCNIPQLLSLLDPKIITIEIGVMVFVTSLVIISFAVITLSYMYIFSVIMRIPSREGRSKTFSTCIPHLVVVTLFMISGSIAYVKPISNSPSVLAVFLSVFYTVVPPILNPIIYSLRNRDMKAALRRQCGILDEELD comes from the exons ATGGCCCAGATCAACAAAAATCAGCTCACAGCATGCA gaAGAAATGGATCGACCACAAATGATTTTAACCAAACTGAAGTTGCTGAATTTTTCCTCATGGGATTTTCGAATTCCTGGGATATTCAGATTGTACATGCTGCTGTATTCTTCTTAGTTTACCTGGTAGCTCTCATAGGAAATCTCCTAATCATCATGCTTACCACTCTGGATGTTCACCTCCAAACCtcaatgtatttctttttgagaaactTGTCTTTCTTAGATTTTTGTTACATCTCTGTCACAATTCCAAAATCTATTGTCAGTTCCTTGACTCATGAtacttgcatttctttctttgggTGTGCTCTGCAAGCCTTCTTTTTCATGGACTTGGCGACTACTGAGGTAGCCATCCTTACAGTGATGTCCTGTGACCGCTATGTGGCCATCTGCCGGCCCTTACATTATGAGGTCATCATAAACCAAGGCGTCTGTATAAGGATGATGGCAATGTCATGGCTCAGTGGGGTGATCTGTGGATTCATGCATGTGACGGCAACATTCTCATTACCATTCTGTGGGCACAATAGAATACGtcaatttttctgtaatattCCACAGCTCCTAAGCCTCTTAGATCCCAAAATAATTACCATTGAGATTGGAGTAATGGTTTTTGTTACAAGTCTTGTGATAATCTCCTTTGCTGTAATTACTCTTTCCTACATGTACATTTTTTCAGTCATCATGAGGATTCCTTCTAGGGAGGGTAGATCAAAAACATTTTCTACCTGCATTCCACATCTTGTGGTTGTAACACTCTTTATGATATCCGGCAGCATTGCCTATGTGAAGCCAATTTCAAATTCTCCCTCGGTTCTGGCTGTTTTCCTGTCTGTGTTCTACACAGTCGTGCCCCCAATCCTGAACCCTATCATCTATAGTCTGAGGAACAGAGACATGAAGGCAGCCCTGAGAAGGCAGTGTGGTATCCTAGATGAAGAATTAGATTAG
- the TRIM58 gene encoding E3 ubiquitin-protein ligase TRIM58 yields the protein MAAGPPAERLRDEARCPVCLDLLREPVSVDCGHSFCLRCISEVCARAPGARGGVYACPQCRGPFRRAGFRPNRQLAGLVEGVRRLGLGAGARRCARHGEELSRFCEDDGAALCRVCAAGPEHAAHRSAPLGEAAGRYQEELQMALELVRKEMEEALTQEASLGKKTVIWKEKVEMQRQRFRLEFEKHRGFLAQEEQLQLRRLEEEERVTLQRLRESKGRLAQQSKALKELAEELEERCRRPALGLLEGVREVLSRSKAVTRLEAENIPMELRTACRIPGRREMLRKFQVDVKLDPATAHPSLLLTADLRNVQDGELWRDVPSNPERFDTWPCVLGLQTFSSGRHYWEVQVGERAEWGLGVCQDTMARRGETTPSPENGVWALWLLKGNEYMVLASPSVPLLRLESPRCVGIFLDYEAGEVSFYNVTSGSYIYTFNQLFSGVLRPYFFICDATPVALPPITAAESENWASRDHLDPASHVRDDHL from the exons ATGGCCGCGGGGCCGCCCGCCGAGCGGCTGCGCGACGAGGCCCGCTGCCCCGTGTGCCTGGACCTGCTGCGGGAGCCGGTCAGCGTGGACTGCGGCCACAGCTTCTGCCTGCGCTGCATCTCCGAGGTCTGCGCCCGCGCGCCCGGCGCGCGCGGCGGCGTCTACGCGTGTCCGCAGTGCCGCGGCCCCTTCCGGCGCGCGGGCTTCCGGCCCAACCGCCAGCTGGCCGGCCTGGTGGAGGGCGTGCGGCGGCTGGGGCTGGGCGCGGGCGCGCGGCGGTGCGCGCGGCACGGCGAGGAGCTGAGCCGCTTCTGCGAGGACGACGGCGCGGCGCTGTGCCGGGTGTGCGCCGCCGGCCCCGAGCACGCCGCGCACCGCAGCGCGCCGCTGGGGGAGGCGGCCGGGCGCTACCAG GAGGAGCTCCAGATGGCTCTGGAACTTGTGAGGAAAGAGATGGAGGAGGCCTTGACTCAGGAGGCCAGCTTGGGGAAAAAGACTGTCATTTGGAAG GAGAAAGTGGAAATGCAAAGGCAGCGCTTCCGCCTGGAGTTTGAGAAGCATCGTGGCTTTCTGGCCCAGGAGGAGCAACTGCAGCTGCGgcggctggaggaggaggagcgaGTGACCCTGCAGCGACTGCGCGAGAGCAAGGGCCGGCTGGCCCAGCAGAGCAAGGCCCTGAAGGAGCTGGCAGAGGAGCTGGAGGAGAGGTGCCGGcgcccagccctgggcctgctgGAG ggTGTAAGAGAAGTGCTGAGCAG AAGTAAGGCTGTCACGAGGCTGGAAGCAGAGAACATCCCCATGGAACTGAGGACGGCATGTCGCATCCCTGGGAGGAGGGAAATGCTGAGGAAGTTCCAAG TGGATGTAAAGCTGGATCCCGCCACGGCGCACCCTAGTCTGCTCTTGACTGCTGACCTGCGCAATGTGCAGGATGGAGAACTATGGAGGGATGTCCCCAGCAACCCTGAGCGATTTGACACGTGGCCTTGCGTCCTGGGTTTGCAGACCTTCTCATCGGGAAGGCATTACTGGGAGGTGCAGGTGGGAGAAAGAGCGGAGTGGGGGTTAGGAGTCTGTCAAGACACGATGGCCAGAAGAGGGGAGACCACACCGTCTCCCGAGAACGGGGTCTGGGCCCTGTGGCTGCTGAAAGGGAATGAGTACATGGTCCTTGCCTCCCCGTCAGTGCCTCTTCTCCGACTGGAAAGTCCTCGCTGCGTTGGGATTTTCTTGGACTATGAAGCCGGTGAAGTCTCATTTTACAACGTCACAAGTGGATCTTATATCTACACATTCAACCAGCTCTTCTCTGGTGTTCTTCGGCCTTACTTTTTCATCTGTGATGCAACTCCCGTTGCCTTGCCACCTATAACAGCAGCAGAGTCAGAAAATTGGGCATCCAGGGATCATTTAGATCCTGCTTCTCATGTAAGAGATGATCATCTCTAA